A genomic segment from Candidatus Caldatribacterium sp. encodes:
- a CDS encoding DUF1667 domain-containing protein has protein sequence MKENGTLTPSEVLCIVCPLGCRIGVEERDGKFSFRGGCARGKSYAEQELTHPCRILATTVRIRKGEIPRLPVRTSRPFPKERIFDLMEFLRSFEVEAPVRRGEVLARNLLGTGIDLIATRTTHRQERGEEGSGEV, from the coding sequence TTGAAGGAGAACGGCACGTTGACTCCCTCTGAGGTACTCTGCATCGTTTGTCCCTTAGGGTGTCGGATTGGGGTGGAGGAAAGAGATGGTAAGTTCTCTTTTCGGGGAGGGTGTGCCCGGGGAAAGTCATACGCTGAGCAGGAGCTTACCCATCCCTGCCGTATCCTCGCCACCACAGTCCGCATACGGAAGGGAGAAATCCCCCGCCTTCCGGTGCGAACTTCTCGCCCCTTTCCCAAGGAACGCATTTTCGACCTCATGGAATTCCTTCGTTCCTTCGAGGTGGAAGCACCGGTTAGGCGAGGTGAAGTACTCGCTCGGAACCTTTTGGGCACGGGAATAGACCTCATTGCCACCCGGACTACTCACCGCCAGGAGAGGGGAGAGGAAGGCTCAGGGGAAGTCTGA